A segment of the Fusarium musae strain F31 chromosome 2, whole genome shotgun sequence genome:
AACGGCGGCTGAGGTCCCTGAAAGCTTGGAGTCATGGCACTTACATTTCAAGTACCCGTCAGCACTCTCATCGAGAATGGCTTCAACCGTATACGCAGCTGAGTCATCGTAACTAGTCAAGTCCCAAATCTCGTCCCCAGTACCCCAGTACGAGACGGTATTGGTGCCGAGATCGATCACACCAGAATATTCGAGCCACGTTTCAATAAAAGCTCCGCACATCATATGGACGGAACGCAGCTTCTTGCTTTCCAGATACTTGAAGATCTGGAGTGTGATATCCATCCGATCATGTTGACCAACCTTCATGCCGCGAATGTCGCCAACAAAGGCCGAGGAGAAGTACCGGCcaaccttttcttcttcacagATGTCAATGAGTAGTTTTTGACCGTCCAGCACAACTGATCAAGTATGTTTGGTGAGTGTGATATTGGCAGAGCACGGCATCCGCATCATGAACCGCTCCACGAATCTTCTCTTTATCAGTGACCTATTGAATCGCTGTTAGTTCCATAAAGACTTGAAAGAGCAAATAACAGTACTTACCTCACCCTGGATTGCCTCGTACTGCTGATGGTTGCGGATATCCTCCGGGATTTTGGAAATGTTTCGAGCATACCCTCTCACAGAAACGTTTGGCTTCTGAAGCAGGAGCCGAGTAATTCGGATAGACAGGTTGCCATTGGCTCCAAAGATAGTAACAATCATGTTGATTTTGATCCAAGTTTTCTGTTACGAGTGAGATTCAATTTACGTTTTCTGTTAGCAAAGTATGAATACAAGTTGAGGTTCGATGAACTATGTCACTAAGTAGTGTTTAGTGATTGGTCACTTTATACTTTTGGAGGGTTAATACAAAGATACTGTAGATGCGGGGGATTGTAGATTGCGGGGTGAAGTGTCTTGATTGGCTGCTGTGGTATTCGTTCTGCGGAAGATTCGGGGTTCGTCACGGGCCGGATCACTCGTCCTTAAGCCAGTAGGAAGAAATGTTCGACTTCCGCTCCACTCTGGTACAAATCATTTGAAGCCCGATCCTGAGCTCCGTTCCGGGGAGTCTGGGCACATTGTTGCGAGCGATGTACTTGCACGGGAGAAGACCTTCTTTACATTACGTACATTGTAAATGCTGTTTCTACCTGGGCGGCTTTATACTCATTTGCTCCAACTCCATATCACTCTCATAACTTTTTTTCTCAAACTTTACCAAGTCCGTCGGTAACACTTATCAGTTACACGAAACATCTCTAGCCGGCCATGAAAGTTGCATTTAAGAGATTACTGCGATTCAAGAGCCCTGATGGGCGTATTCTCTATGGCGAGGCACCAGCTGGAGACATCTATCCCCGAACCAGTTTGGTGGTACCAGTTTATGAGGGCATCAATCCCTGGGACCTGAAAGTGACGGAAGCAACTGCCGAAGTGGCCGAAGTAAGCAAGATACAACGATAGCCTTCGAGATTTACTCCGAGCTCTAACACTCTTTCTTCTAGGTTCTCTGTCCGCTGGCATATACACCAATCATTTATGGCATCGGGTTGAACTACAAGACTCATATCGCCGAGGCAAAATGGCCAACGCCACCGTATCCGACCGTGTTTATGAAACCTCCTGGAGCTTTGAACGGGCCATTCTCAGACATCACCGTAGATTCACAATGCCGGCAGATCGACTATGAAGGCGAGTTGGTTGTGATCATTGGGAAAGATTGTAAAAATGCATCAAGCCCCGCGGAAGCACTGGATGCCGTATTGGGATATACAGTAGGCAATGATGTGAGCAGCAGGGACTGGCAAATACCAGAAGTAAGCGGTAACCAGCACGGCTACGCCAAAAGCTTCGACGGATTTGCCCCCATCGGGCCTCTCATTGTTTCTACCGATCTTGTTCCAGATGTCGGGAAGTTAAGGTTACAGACTTTGGTGAATGGGGAAGTGCGACAGTCTGCTCAATTGGATGACCTGCTGTTTGGGGTCGCAGAGATCATTATGCACCTCAGCAGGGCAACAACCTTGAAGGCTGGGACTGCTATTATGACTGGGACTCCGGGAGGCGTTGCTGCCTTTATGAAGCCGCAAGCCTGGCTTAagaatggtgatgttgttgaggttgTGATTACCGAAATCGGAACGATCAGGAATACATTTAGTGTTTAGATTTAATTACGAAGGGACTCATTTTTACTGTGCTTTCTCAAACTGTGAAATTCCTTGTTGTCAACAGCGGCGGTGATCTTACATCCGATTGTATGTATCTCACTGTATAGGATGTTGCGATCTGGGCCTCATTTAATAAGAAGCACTCATTTATACACTGGATAGACACTTCAATACATATTCCAGGATCTATTAAAGCGTTGGACTACATATACAACTGGTCATAGAAACAAGTTGACGACACTCTGGTTCCCCACCTGAGAAGAGCAGAAAGCTCAGCTCATGTTGATCTACAAGATAATTGTATTCAAGTGACTGGCAGATCTTACTCAAATGGTCTGATTACTACTGACGAACTCGTGACCTATCAATTGTGTCTAGTTAACTGGCTACGGTATGATAGATTAAGCTGGGATATCGGTATCCAATGTTACATACTTGTCTACTTGAATCTAAGAAGCTAGATATCATAGTCAACCATGCTTGCGCTATCAGGATGTGCTAATGAAACAGTCTACGTTTCTCAGTAGAGAATCAACCATTTGTGCACACCTTGCAACTGTAGCTCCATCTAATGCTCTGTGATCAGCAGCCCAGCTCAGCGTCACTTGTTCTCTCTTGACCACGTTTTCCACACCCTTGGCATCTGTCTCAAAGACTGGAACATGGCCCATCCTTCCAATACCCAAAATCCCGACCATGGGTGGAACAATGATGGGGCTGATGACACCGCCTCCGATGCTACCCATATTGCTAAAGGTATAAGTGGCCCCCACCAAGTCACCAGGCGATAGTCGATTGTCTCTCGCCAGGCCGCTGAGTCTCTCAATCTGCGTGGCTAGATCAGACACAGACAGCCTTTGTACGTCCCGAATGACCGGCACCACTAGACCTCGAGGAGTGTCAACAGCGATGCCAAAGTTATGCGATGCTTTGATAATGACGTTTGGCTGGCCTGGTTCGCTGGTTGTATCCAGTAAGGAGTTCATGAGTGGGAAATGGAGAAAGGCATGCGAAACAGCCTTCATGATGTACGGTAGCGTCGTGAGGTGAGGCGCAACAGATGATGGGTGTTGTATCGCCGCAGCTAGGCCCGAGTCACCATTGATTCGTTTTCTAAGGGAGTTAACAAGCGTCATGTCCACGGAGTGGCTGTAGAGGAAGTGCGGAATGGTCAATGATCGGGTCATCGACTCAAACATCTTGGCTTGGATGGATTTTAACGGTATGGTTCGATCTTGGGCCACAGAGGTCTCCAAGTCGCTCAGTGGCGGCGTTGGCGTTCGCGTTGGCGACTCGAGCTGAGCAAGGTGCCGCTGCATATCCTCTTTCGTCACACGTCCATCCTTACCCGTACCCTTGACGTCCTCAATCTTGATGTTATGCTGCTTAAGCATCGCGCGAACAGCAGGAGTCGCAGTGTGGCTGGCGTGGGTGGTTCCACCCAGGCGGCGGCTTGATGTCGGCGATGAATGACGCTCATCTATCGTCCTGGTCACTGGTGGCTGTTCCGAGTCTGGTGCGGTATCCGAGATGGTCTCTTGCGTGTTGGACGAGTCAATATCTGTGTCCTGTTCAGGCGCTTGTGATGGCTCCACCTGTGGATCAGAATCCCCATTTTCGACGTCGACGTCAATCAGAGGCTATGAAGTGATCAGTCGAGCCCAATAATAGCGAAATATCTTGTTCGGTGGCAATACATACTGATCCCACAATTGCCATGTCGTCGACATCATAATGAAGCTTGGTTATCCGGCCGTTGAACCTCGATGTTATCTATCTCATAGTCAGTGTCAGAAGTACGATATTGTTGCGCAAAATTGTGCAACTCACCTCTGCCGACGCCTTATCTGACTGCACCTCGCAGATTGGGTCAAACTCTTGGACCTCATCTCCAGGTTTTACAAGCCACTTCACGACCTGACACTCGGTAATCCCTAGGATCATTAGCTGAGTTGATACGACTGTAcataaaggctatattaagtattaccTTCTCCAATGTCTGTGAGTAGAAATGGCTTGACAGCATAATGGGCGCGTGAGAAATGAAAATTCCGAGACACTCTAGAAACTCGGGTACTTGAAGCTGCGGTAGGCAGCGACTTTGTGATTGAGCATCTTGTCAATTGGCGGATGGTAGAAGAGAACATTTCTGATACCAATGCAATGTTGCATGAAGAAGTTGTGCTGGGACGGGCAGATGTGTTATTTGGCGTTGAAACTTGTGGCTGGTTATATCAGGATTCAGCACAGACAACTTAGTTAGTGCTGGAATAGGCCGAGCCGGTGGACTTGGTCCCTTGGAAGGGTCTGTGTGCTCCTCCAGATTGCCTAACTAAGTATGCACAAAGGTCGCCTTTTCGGAAGGGACATCTACCTTACCTCCGGTCGGCCCGGCATCGAGATTAGGCGCGGCATTGACATGAGTTACCTATAACCGTTAACCGTGGTTAAACAAAGCTGAGCCGAAGCAGAATGAAGCGCTCTATTTTAGTTCTCTTAGCAGTCCCTAGCTAGAAATTGACTGGTAGTTGCTCTTTTGCTGGAATTGGTCTCCAACGCACTCGATAATTTGCGTTTCCGCTGTCACAAAGCATGACAATGCCGTTGCAAGCACTTCAAAGTCACCGCCGACTATGGCGGCCAATGGCAACCGCAATGACTGGTCATGCCATGGTCTCGGTCAGAAGCAATGCTATGAAAGGCAGCCGTTTATCTCACATAATGTTCGTCATCCACCATATCTCTACTTGCCTCAGCAGTGTGCTGTGTGATACTTTCATTGATACTAATAAAAGGCAGGGCTCGATTTCCTGGTGCTCCCGGTACCCAAATGACTACAAAAATGGAATTCGTCACGCCAACCCAGTTTCCAGTCATTCCGACTTATACCGTCATGAACTCCGAGGGCAATCTCGAGGatcaacaacgacaagatcCCGAGGTCTCTGAAGAACAAGCTCTCGGGTGGTATAAGAACATGTTAACATGTAAGGTGGCCTAGTACCTTGTCTCTACCGGGGCATTGGCTAATATTCAGCGAAGTGAACATATTAGACCACATTATGTCAGAGGCCCAACGGCAGGGGCGCTTGAGCTTCTATATGGTATGCAATTACCGTCGAAATATTGCTTTCACAGACTAATTTTCCCTCAAGGCAGCTActggtgaagaagctgtcatGATTGGCTCAGCTGCGGCCTTAGAGCCACAGGATGTGATAACATGTCAGTATAGGGAGACTGGCGTTTTCATACAGCGCGGGTTCACTCTAGAAGATCTGATGAACCAATTGACGTCGAACAAGGATGACCCGGGAAAGGGAAGGAATATGCCTGTCCACTATAGCGGGAGAAACAAAGTCGGTGCTGTAAGTCAACCCCTGGCCTCTCCTTGCTCTTCATGGCAGACTTCTGATCCTTTTAATCCAGCACGCTGTTGCGTCGACCCTCGGAACTGAAATTCCGCATGCCGTCGGAGCGGCTTATGCACTAAAGATGCAAAGCATGGAAGACTCCTCAGTCCCCCCAGCAGTTGCAGCCGCCTACTTTGGTGACGGTGCAGCAAGCGAAGGTGACTTCCATGGTGCATTGAACATAGCGGCATTACGGCAATGTCCAGTGATTTTCATCTGTCGCAACAACGGGTACGCAATCTCCACGCCAACATCAGAGCAGTATCGAGGCGATGGAATTGCCGGTAGAGGAGCAGGGTATGGAATTGATACCTTGAGAGTAGACGGCGCAGATATCTTTGCAGTCTATGAAGCTACGAAAGAGGCCCGCAAACGAGCCTTGGAGAACGGTGGTCAACCGATTCTCTTGGAGCTAATGAGCTACCGCCTCTCACACCATAGCACTAGTGATGATAGTGCAGCCTACCGCTCCTCCGACGAGATGGCCAGCTGGAAGACGCAGTATAACCCTATCGACAGACTACGTAACTGGCTTATACGTCGAAAAGTTTGGGATGAAAAGATGGACTTGCTCACGCGAAGGGAAACCAgagacaagatcatcaaggcgcTAGGggaggccgagaagacgaagaagcctGCACTGAAGGAGATCTTTACCGATGTCTACGCCGAGCTAACGGAGGAACAAGCAGAACAGAGGGATGAACTCAAACGTCTGATCACCAAGTTCCCCGGTGAATACGATATTGGACTTCATGAGGGGGGGTTAGAGGGGCTCTGACTTGATCGTACCGTGTTTTGGGCTCGGGAGCGTTCTATACTAAGCTTTCATAGGTGTTGGtgataataaatagaaagtaTCATATTGTCCAAGTAACATAGTTATATTTCGCAACACAGAATTATCAGGTTCCGGTAAAAAAGAATCCAGAATCTCATCCATTAATTACCTAGGCCAGGGTACCCAAGACTGTGATTCTTAATTCAACACTGCATACTCCTTTAGATGTAGACATAACTTTCAACATTAAGCTAAACATACTTGATATATTAACTCAGGACTTAGCAAAAGTCTAATATTTACATCTAATCAAAAGCAAAGGAATGGAGAA
Coding sequences within it:
- a CDS encoding hypothetical protein (EggNog:ENOG41) yields the protein MIVTIFGANGNLSIRITRLLLQKPNVSVRGYARNISKIPEDIRNHQQYEAIQGEVTDKEKILVLDGQKLLIDICEEEKVGRYFSSAFVGDIRGMKVGQHDRMDITLQIFKYLESKKLRSVHMMCGAFIETWLEYSGVIDLGTNTVSYWGTGDEIWDLTSYDDSAAYTVEAILDESADGYLKFAADRVSPRGLAELYERVTGQKTKVICNGTLDDLYKHMQEQKTKYQGQSPWLYLPLFYTYYTTNGTMLMKDPLDNSRYPNIKPQTLEEFIKTHDLTRPENLQAPISKSALVEALGN
- a CDS encoding hypothetical protein (EggNog:ENOG41), translated to MKVAFKRLLRFKSPDGRILYGEAPAGDIYPRTSLVVPVYEGINPWDLKVTEATAEVAEVLCPLAYTPIIYGIGLNYKTHIAEAKWPTPPYPTVFMKPPGALNGPFSDITVDSQCRQIDYEGELVVIIGKDCKNASSPAEALDAVLGYTVGNDVSSRDWQIPEVSGNQHGYAKSFDGFAPIGPLIVSTDLVPDVGKLRLQTLVNGEVRQSAQLDDLLFGVAEIIMHLSRATTLKAGTAIMTGTPGGVAAFMKPQAWLKNGDVVEVVITEIGTIRNTFSV
- a CDS encoding hypothetical protein (EggNog:ENOG41), with the protein product MILGITECQVVKWLVKPGDEVQEFDPICEVQSDKASAEITSRFNGRITKLHYDVDDMAIVGSPLIDVDVENGDSDPQVEPSQAPEQDTDIDSSNTQETISDTAPDSEQPPVTRTIDERHSSPTSSRRLGGTTHASHTATPAVRAMLKQHNIKIEDVKGTGKDGRVTKEDMQRHLAQLESPTRTPTPPLSDLETSVAQDRTIPLKSIQAKMFESMTRSLTIPHFLYSHSVDMTLVNSLRKRINGDSGLAAAIQHPSSVAPHLTTLPYIMKAVSHAFLHFPLMNSLLDTTSEPGQPNVIIKASHNFGIAVDTPRGLVVPVIRDVQRLSVSDLATQIERLSGLARDNRLSPGDLVGATYTFSNMGSIGGGVISPIIVPPMVGILGIGRMGHVPVFETDAKGVENVVKREQVTLSWAADHRALDGATVASASMVDYDI
- a CDS encoding hypothetical protein (EggNog:ENOG41); its protein translation is MEFVTPTQFPVIPTYTVMNSEGNLEDQQRQDPEVSEEQALGWYKNMLTSTGEEAVMIGSAAALEPQDVITCQYRETGVFIQRGFTLEDLMNQLTSNKDDPGKGRNMPVHYSGRNKVGAHAVASTLGTEIPHAVGAAYALKMQSMEDSSVPPAVAAAYFGDGAASEGDFHGALNIAALRQCPVIFICRNNGYAISTPTSEQYRGDGIAGRGAGYGIDTLRVDGADIFAVYEATKEARKRALENGGQPILLELMSYRLSHHSTSDDSAAYRSSDEMASWKTQYNPIDRLRNWLIRRKVWDEKMDLLTRRETRDKIIKALGEAEKTKKPALKEIFTDVYAELTEEQAEQRDELKRLITKFPGEYDIGLHEGGLEGL